AAAGAAAGAAGAAAATTGCAAATTAACAGCACTTTTTTACGCAAAAAAGCACCTACGTTTCTGTAAGTGCTTCTATTCCAATTTAGTGGCCCCACCTGGGCTCGAACCAGGGACTTGCTGATTATGAGTCAGCTACTCTAACCAGCTGAGTTATAGGGCCTAACTTTATTTCCGAAGAAATACCGTCTCAATTGGTTTGCAAAAATAGCGTTTTTTTGAAATAATCAAAATTTATTTTAGATTTTTCCTGAGAAAATTACGATATAATTAGGTGTGAAGAATTCTTTTTAACGCAAAGACGCAATAAATTCTCTTACAATTGATATGGTTTTTGATGAAACTTTTAAGGACGCAAAGGCGTTTAACTTAGCAATGTCAACCAAGAACTTACTTGGCTCTTTTTACTTTTTACCTGGCTCTTTTTACTTTTACTATCCTTTTAAACCGCATTTTTCTCTTGACACAACTCGATTAAAATTCCGTTCGTGGATTTTGGATGGAGGAAAACAATCAATTTATTATCTGCGCCGTCTTTCGGTTCTTCCGAGATAAAGATGAAGCCGGCTTTTTTTAATCTTTCTATTTCGGTGTAAATGTTTTCGACCCCGAAAGCGATGTGGTGAATTCCCTCGCCACGCTTGTCCAGAAATTTAGCGATTGGACTTTCAGGATTTGTAGCTTCGAGAAGTTCAATTTTAGATTCCCCAAGTTCATAGAATGAAGTGGTAACTCCTTCCCTTTCCACCGATTCTTTTTTATAGTTTCCTTTGCCTAATAATCTGGCGAATAAATCATCAGATGTTTCTAAAGATTTGACGGCGATACCGAGGTGTTCAATTTTCATTTGTTAGATTTTAGGTTGTAGGAATTAGTTGATGGTTGATGAAAGTAGAATTTAATTTTACATTTCTGTTGGTGACTGTGTTTCATTTTCAGATGCGTTTGCGTGAGGGCGGAGTGCATTGTTGGAGCTCTTTTTCTTAGGCTGGTTTGGCGATGGCAGAAAAAAGCGACTGCACGCAGACCGACGATTTTTTACGTTGGCCTTTTTGGTGCTGTAAAAAATGGGCACGCCCAAAATAATTCAAACAAAAGTAGTAAATTTGCGCCATGAACGAAAGCAACAGACAAAGAAAAGTCGCCCAAATTATACAGGAAGATTTTGCAGAATTTTTCCGCAAACAGGCTTCTGAGAGCAAACAGACCTTTTTAATTTCCGTTTCTGATGTTAAAGTAACGGCAGATTTGAGTATCGCTAAAATTTATCTGAGTATTTTCCCTCCAGAATTTCGGGACTCGATCATGAAGGAAATTAAAGAAAATAAGTCCCATTACCGAAACTTTTTAGGCCAGAAAATGGGGAAACAGGTTCGTATTATTCCGGAACTGAATTTTTATCTGGATACCACGCTGGACGATGTAGAAAAAATTGAAAGAGAGCTGAAAGGCCTAGGCGATAATCCGATTTTGTAATCCGGCCTTAAATTACTTTTCTTGAGAAATACTGCATTTTATATTGCTACGCGCTATCTTCTGGCAAAAAAAGGAAGTACTGCCGTCACATTTATTACGTGGCTGGCGGCTTTGGCGATGTTGGTTGCAGTTGCGGCAATGTTTATCATTATCTCGGTTTTTTCGGGACTTGAAGATTTGAATCAGGAGCTGATTGCGAATCTTCATGCCGATATTACCATGAAAAGTAAAGAAGGAAAAACTTTACCGGACATCAAAAAAGCCACAAAAATTTTAGCTGAAAATAAAGAGATTGCGCACTTTTCAAAAGTCATTGAGGAGAAAGCATACGTCAGTTTTCGGGAGAACGGTGATATTGCCAATCTTCGGGGCGTAGATTCTGCTTACATTTTCGTAAATCCTATTCATAAAAATATTTTCTACGGAACCTATCCAAGTTTTAAGTATTCCAATGAGGTTCTCATGGAAAATAAACTCGATAACCGTTTAACGATTCCTATTGGTGAAGGCGCAGATTACGCCACGATTCTCATGCCGAAACCTGGCACGGGAATGATAAGCAAAGAGGAAGATATTTTTATGAAGAGAGAGATTTATGTTTCTGGTGTATTTCCGGGAAATGATCAACTCGACAATACCATTATTTCTCCAATTGAGCTCGCTCAGGAATTACTGCAACTGCCAAAAGATGCAGCTTATGAAATTGTAATTAAACTTAAAAATCCTGAAAAAGCGGAGGAAGTTCGTGACCAATTGGTGAAACTTTTGGGCAATAAATATGACTTGAAAACAAAGAAAGAGGAAAATGCGGCTTTCTGGAAAATGATCAATACAGAGAAGCTTTTCATCTATTTGATTTTTGTGCTGGTTATTTTTATTACCACTTTTAATCTTGCAGGTGCCATTATTATTTTGCAGCTCGACAAAAAAGAGCAGGCAAAATCACTCATATCATTGGGTATGAATTTGAAATCCCTGCGTAATATTTATTTTTACACCGGGGTTTTAATTGTAGTTTTCGGGATTATCAGCGGATTAATAATAGGCACAATTATCTGTTATCTGCAAATCAATACGGGCTTCATCAAAGCGGGCGCCGGCAGCGACCTTGCCTTTCCGGTTCGGGTCAATTTCCTTAACTATATTATAGTGAGTGCAACCGCTGGTGTTTTTGGTATAGGTGTCGCACGCTTATTTTCGAAAGTCAACAAAAGACATTTTAAAAACGATTAAGGTTTTCTACCTTTCGCATTCGGTGATCATTAATAAGATTCTTTTTCAACATTAAATTTTTTCTTTTCCTGAAGAAGGCTGATTCTGTTTAGATCCCAGACTCTTATCAACATGTTAGTTTATCAATAATTCATTATTCGTTCAAAATTTAACATGTTAAAAAACGTTTTTAAATTTCAAACCATTTAATAATTACTAACTTAGCCCCCCAATTTTTAATTAATATTATGAAAAAATTTACCTCTTTGGTACTTGCCTTTTTGTTTTCCCTAACATTTGCGCAAGCTCCCGCCAATTATTACAACGGAACCTCCGGGTTAACAGGTGCCGCTTTAAAAACAAAACTCAGCCAGATCATAACTGCTGGCGCCCAGGATAATGGTTACGGCGGTCTTTACGACGGTTACCCGACCACCGATCGCGATCATTTTTATGAGAATGACGGTTCTGTTTTGGACATGTATTCCGAAAATCCAACGGGACCGGATCCTTATAATTATCAACATGGTGTGAAAAAATGTGGAAATTACAGTGCAGAAGGCGACTGTTACAACAGAGAGCACGTTGTTCCACAAAGCTTTTTTAATTCCAGACCACCGATGGTTTCCGACATTCATTTTATTCGTCCGACCGATGGAAAAGTTAATGGAATGCGCAGCAACTATCCATTTGGAGCCGTGACAAATCCTTCATTTACTTCAAAAAACGGAACTAAAGTAGGTCCAAGTTCTTCCGCAGGATACGGTGGGACGGTTTGTGAGCCCATTGATGAATTTAAAGGTGATATTGCCCGTATGATTTTCTATTTCGTTACAAGATATGAAAGTCAGCTTTCTACTTTTGCTACAGGAAATATGTTGGGAGGTTCTGCTTATCCAGGTTTACAGGCATGGGAAAGAGATGTTTTACTTAGCTGGGCAACACAGGACCCTGTTTCTCCAACAGAAATTGAAAGAAATAACGCATCATACGTTTTCCAGAAGAACAGAAACCCTTTTATAGATCATCCGGAGTGGGTTCAGCAAATTTGGGGAACTCAGGTTGTAGACAATGAAGCGCCTTCTACTCCAACCAATTTAGCGGTTACTTCAACTTCTACATCATCTGCAAATTTAACATGGACGGCTTCTATTGATAATATTGCGGTTCCTTATTACCGAATTTTTGTTAATGGTAATTTCCATAGCAATTCGCCAACGAATTCTGCTACCATTTCCGGCCTCATGCAGGGGACAACGTATACTTTCTACGTGGTCGCAGCAGACGCCGCAGGGAACTTTTCCCCGCAAAGTAATACCGCGACAGGAATAACCTTGGTTGATAATGAAGCGCCAACGGAACCAGCCAATTTGACGCTGGGTTCCGTAGGCACCAACAACATTTCGATAAGCTGGACGGCTGCTACTGACAACGTGGGAGTTGCTTCTTATGATATTTACGTAAACGGAACCATTATGGGTTCTACAACTTCTACCAACAGTAATATTGCGAATTTAGATCCGTCAACAACCTATACCATTTATGTGGTAGCAAAAGATGCGGGTGGAAATGTTTCGCCACAAAGTAATTCCGTAACCGCAACTACTCTGGCGATCGGAACAACTTGTGGGGATGAAAATTTTGAAACAATTCCCGCAAGTGCATCGATCTACTCCACTTATAACTGGACAAGCAATGGAATTTCCTGGACTTCAGAAGATTCAAGAACCGATCAAACTTTGAACGGACGTGCAATCACCATCAGAAACGGGTCACTTACAGCATTGTCTGTACCGAATGGTATTGGAAATTTAACAGTAACTACTCAACTTAAATTTTCCGGTTCTGCAGGAACATTAAAGATTTTCGTAAATGAAGTAGATACTGGAAAAACAATTCCATACAGTTCTACGGCGACCACCACGACCGTAACAGGAATCAATATTGCAGGTCCTGTAGAAATTAGTTTGGTAAATTCAAGTTCTACGAACCGTGTTGCGATCGATGATATGACGTGGAGCTGTTATACAAACTTGGCTACTGGCGAAAACACCGTTTCAAAATCGAATTTCACCATCTATCCAAATCCTGTAAGAAACGGGGAACTGAATATCAGTGGAAAAAATTTAGAAAATATTGCCACGGCTCAAATTTTTGATTTCAGTGGAAAATTGGTTCAAACGGTTTCTCAACCTTTTAAAAATACGAACAAAATTGCTCTGAAAAACTTAGCTAAAGGAGTTTATATTTTAAAAGCCGGAACGCAAACTGCGAAGTTTATTGTTCAATAATAAAAGCATATCACTATTGTAAAAGACTGATGAAAACATCAGTCTTTTTTTTGTTTAAAATTTATTAGAACTATTTATGTTTTTAAAGTAGATAATTTGCTCTGATTTTGGATTTCAAAACTTAATTTTCGTTGTTAAAAGTAAGGGACAACATTTATGAAAGACGTATTCCGGTAAATGGAAAAGATTAAGCAAACAGAAGAACACAATTTTAATTAAAAATCAAGAATATCACTTCAAATAAAATTGAACTTCAACTATACTTAATCATCACTCTTTTTACTAATTTTGAACCATGAAACAATCGATCAAATTCGGACTTATCGGAAAAAACATTTCCTATTCTTTTTCTAAAAAATTTTTCGAAAAGAAATTTCAAAAACTTTTTCTACCCCATTATTCGTACGATATCTTTGATTTGAATGATATCCAAGAAGTAAATACTCTTTTTCAAAACAAAGCGTTGCGTGGACTCAATGTGACGATTCCATTTAAAGAAAAAGTAATCCCTTACTTGGATATACTGAGTGAGGAAGCTGAAAAAATTGGTGCTGTAAATACCATTCTGCTTAAAGATGGTATTAAAAAGGGCTTCAATACTGATGCGATCGGTTTTGAGAAAACGCTTTTGATCCATAAAAAAGAACATCATCAAAACGCATTGATCTTAGGAAATGGTGGCGCGGCAAAAGCGGTACAATATGTTTTAGAGAAATATGGAATTGACTATAAAACCGTAAGTAGAAACGGAAAATTAAATTTCGAAAACCTGACCGAGGAATTGGTGAAGGAAAGTCCTCTGATCATTCAGTGCACGCCTGTTGGTACCTACCCGAATACGGAAGAATTTCTGAATTTTCCCTTTTCAGGACTTACGGATCAGCATTTGGTGATCGACTTAATTTATAATCCGGAATATACTGCTTTCCTAAAAAGATCGGCAGACGAAGGTGCGAAAACGGTGAACGGTTTTTATATGCTTGAACAGCAAGCAGAAAAAGCCTGGGAAATTTGGAACTTTCAAAAAAAATAAGTTAATTTAGTGCGCGGTTTATCATTAAAAGTAAACTGCTTACAAAATCTAATAAAACGACTGCTATGATGACAGAAGATTCACATTCTGAGAACCTAGAAAAGAAACCCCAGCAAGAAGAGGTTTTAAATAAAAACACTTCGGAAACTCAATCGGAAAATACGGATGATGCGCCCCAAGAAACGGGCAAAGAATCAGAAGTTCAAGAGCCAACAGAAGTGCCGGAAACTCAGGAAGATCCTGTAGAAGAAACACCAGCAGTCGAAGAAGCTCCTAAAGATGAGCGGTCAGATACCGGAATTTTAACCGATGAGACGGTGACTGAACAGGATGTCGTAGAAAATAATTTTACGGAAGAACAAAAATCAGAAACAGAAAAGGTAGAGGAAGCGTCAACCGAGACTTCTGCAGAATTAAAAGATACTGCATCAGAATCAAAGGATGAAAAAAAACCAGAGCCTCATCACGAAGAAGAATTGGAAAGTATTGAAAATTTATCTCTAGCTGAAGTCCTTGCTGAGATGGAAGTTATCGTAAATAAAAGCGATGCCGGATCACATTTCCGAAAATTCAATCAGTTAAAAGAGCGCGCCAATCATATGATTCATCAGGAAACTGAAAACCTTAAAAGCGAATTCGTAGCTGCAGGAAATCCGGAGGAACTATTCACGGCGCAACATTCTTCTCAAGCTAAACTTTCCGGATTACTGCATATTTATCGTGAAAAAAACGAGCAATATCACAAGAAGCAGGAAGAGCAGCAGCACCAAAATCTGGAACACCGCCAGGGAATTATTGAGAAATTAAAAAATCTTTATACCAATACAGAAGCCGGAACCAATCTTTTCAAAGCCATTCGCGAGATAAAAGAGGAATGGAAAAATGCAGGTCAGGTTGCCAAGTCAGAATTTAAGTTACTGAACAACAATTATTTCCATCATTTAAATCAGTTCTATCAGATGCTTGATATGAACAAAGAATACATGGAGCAGGAATATGCCCATAATCTGGAAAAAAGACAGCACATCATCGAGCGTGCAAAAGAACTTCAAACAGAACCTTCCGTACAGAAGGCTTTGAACGAATTACAGTATTTGCACAAACTTTGGAAAGAAGAGGCAGAACCTGTTGCTGAAGAATTCCGGGAAAAAACCTGGGATGAATTTAAAGATATTTCCAACAAAATCCATGACCGTAAATCTGAACTTACAGAGCAAATCGAGAAGGAACAGAACGAAAACCTGATCCGTAAAAACGAGATCATCGAAGAGATCAAAAAAATGGCGACTTCTGCAAAAGAAGCAAACCATAATTACTGGCAAAACTCCATTAAGAAAGTAGAACAACTTCGCACTGAATTTTTACGTTTAGGAAATGTGCCGAGAAAAGTTTCCAATCAAAACTGGAACGATTTTAAAGAGCACCTTCGAAACTTTAATATTACTAAAAACGAATTTTACAAAGGTTTAAAAAACTCCCAACAAACAAACCTTGAAGAAAAGCTTAAATTAATTGCCACTGCAAAAGATAATATGCTTTCTGAAGACTGGGAAATCACAGTTCCTTTGTTTAAGAAACTGCAGGAAGACTGGAAGAAAATTGGACATGTACCAAGAAGTATGACCAATAAAGTTTGGGATGATTTCCGCGAAGCCTGTAATACATTTTTCAATAATTACCGGGAGAAAAACAATGCAGCGAACGACAACTGGAAGGAAAATTACAAGCATAAAAAACAACTTCTGGAGGAGTTAAAGGAGATTGGTAATGAAGAAGGAAGTGTAGAAAAAATTGAGCAGATTAAAACGAGCTGGAATAATATTGGAAAAGTTCCACGTGAGAAAATCACCATTAATTCTGAATTCAATAAAACGTTACGCGAAAAACTGAAACTAAACAAAATTCACGAATACGATTTACGTGAAGAAGGTTTATCTGAAAATCAACTGACCGATAAAGCGCGCAAAATTAAAAATCAAATCGCAGATCTGGAAGCGGAAATTGTGAAGATGGAAAACAATCTTGGCTTCTTCAGCAACCCTTCCCGCGAAAATCCATTGCCAAAAGAAACTTACGATAAAATTGACGATAAAAAATCTCAGTTGGAATCGATGAAGCAAAGCTTACACAGTATTTTATCCGGAGAAAACCAGTAGAAAAATGACATTCAGAAAAATAACTGCCCTTGTTTTGATCAGCGCATTCTCCTTTGTTAAAGCACAGGAAAATGCCACCGATCTTTTATCAATTCCCGGCCCGATTGAATATGACGGCACAGAATTTTTTTTATCCTGGAGTAAACCTGTTTCTAAGACGCTCTTCCGTCAACAGTATTTACCGAGTGACGAGCGAATTGAAGACTTTACACAATTGCTCGACTTTTCTTTTTTTAATAAAGAAATAGAAATGGACTTGGCCGTTCGTCAAAAAGTGGAAGATATTCAGAAAATTGCAAAATCGGATAAATTTGCCAAAGTTAATGTGGCGGAAAGTCCGGATGGTAAAGAATATATAGTAGATTATTTTACCTCAGAAAGTCCAGAAAAGGGCGATAGTTTTGTAGAATATAATATCGACCGTTTCATTACCTTAGAAAAAGGAAACGCAAAAAGTTTTTTAATTTTATCCTATGCGAAAAGAATGTACGGCGATTTGAAATCGAGTGCAAAATCACTTGCACGACAAAGAGATCATTTAATGACAACCATGATTGAATATAAAGTTCCGGATATTAAAGTCGCAGATAATCAATAATTTAAAACCTTAAAATAGAACACTCGACAAATAGTTGGGTGTTTTTTTTAACAAAGATGAGTGACGAAATTTACATGCAGCGGTGTATTGAGCTGGCCAAAAAGGCTTTGGGAAAAACCTATCCGAATCCTTTGGTCGGAAGTGTTATTGTGCACGACGGCAAAATAATTGGGGAAGGATTTCATGAAAAATCCGGGCAACCTCATGCAGAAATCAACGCCATTAATTCAGTAAAGAATCCGGAATTAATAAAGGAATCTACGATTTATGTTTCGTTGGAGCCATGTGCTCACTTTGGAAAAACACCACCTTGTGCAAAGAAAATTGTAGAACTTGGCTTTAAAAAAGTAGTGATTGGAACTCTGGATTCTCATGAGAAGGTAAATGGTAAAGGAAAGCAAATCATTGAAGACGCAGGTATTGAAGTAATTTCGGGAGTTCTGGAAAAAGAATGCCAGGAATTAAATAAACGGTTTTTTACTTTTCATCAAAAACAAAGACCATACATCATCTTAAAATGGGCACAATCGGCTGATAGATTTTTGGATCAAGATTTTAAACCTACGCAAATAGGAAATCCTTTGACGAAACAGTTTGTACATGAATTACGCAGTCAAGAACATGCTATTTTGGTAGGAACAAGAACCGCTTTTAATGACAATCCAAGCTTAACAACGCGGGAAATTGTAGGTAGAAATCCTGTTCGGATTTTAATTGATTTTGATTTAAAAGTCCCGGCAGATTTTAATATATTAAATAACGAAGCTGAAACTATTGTCTTTAACAGTCACAAAGAAAGTGTGGAAGGAAATATCAAATATATTTTGCTGCCAAAAGAGAATTTTGTAAGTAATGTACTGCAGAAATTACATCAACTTCAGATTCAATCGGTCATCATTGAAGGTGGTGCTTTTACCCTGCAG
This DNA window, taken from Kaistella carnis, encodes the following:
- the mce gene encoding methylmalonyl-CoA epimerase produces the protein MKIEHLGIAVKSLETSDDLFARLLGKGNYKKESVEREGVTTSFYELGESKIELLEATNPESPIAKFLDKRGEGIHHIAFGVENIYTEIERLKKAGFIFISEEPKDGADNKLIVFLHPKSTNGILIELCQEKNAV
- the rbfA gene encoding 30S ribosome-binding factor RbfA, producing the protein MNESNRQRKVAQIIQEDFAEFFRKQASESKQTFLISVSDVKVTADLSIAKIYLSIFPPEFRDSIMKEIKENKSHYRNFLGQKMGKQVRIIPELNFYLDTTLDDVEKIERELKGLGDNPIL
- a CDS encoding ABC transporter permease; translation: MRNTAFYIATRYLLAKKGSTAVTFITWLAALAMLVAVAAMFIIISVFSGLEDLNQELIANLHADITMKSKEGKTLPDIKKATKILAENKEIAHFSKVIEEKAYVSFRENGDIANLRGVDSAYIFVNPIHKNIFYGTYPSFKYSNEVLMENKLDNRLTIPIGEGADYATILMPKPGTGMISKEEDIFMKREIYVSGVFPGNDQLDNTIISPIELAQELLQLPKDAAYEIVIKLKNPEKAEEVRDQLVKLLGNKYDLKTKKEENAAFWKMINTEKLFIYLIFVLVIFITTFNLAGAIIILQLDKKEQAKSLISLGMNLKSLRNIYFYTGVLIVVFGIISGLIIGTIICYLQINTGFIKAGAGSDLAFPVRVNFLNYIIVSATAGVFGIGVARLFSKVNKRHFKND
- a CDS encoding endonuclease encodes the protein MKKFTSLVLAFLFSLTFAQAPANYYNGTSGLTGAALKTKLSQIITAGAQDNGYGGLYDGYPTTDRDHFYENDGSVLDMYSENPTGPDPYNYQHGVKKCGNYSAEGDCYNREHVVPQSFFNSRPPMVSDIHFIRPTDGKVNGMRSNYPFGAVTNPSFTSKNGTKVGPSSSAGYGGTVCEPIDEFKGDIARMIFYFVTRYESQLSTFATGNMLGGSAYPGLQAWERDVLLSWATQDPVSPTEIERNNASYVFQKNRNPFIDHPEWVQQIWGTQVVDNEAPSTPTNLAVTSTSTSSANLTWTASIDNIAVPYYRIFVNGNFHSNSPTNSATISGLMQGTTYTFYVVAADAAGNFSPQSNTATGITLVDNEAPTEPANLTLGSVGTNNISISWTAATDNVGVASYDIYVNGTIMGSTTSTNSNIANLDPSTTYTIYVVAKDAGGNVSPQSNSVTATTLAIGTTCGDENFETIPASASIYSTYNWTSNGISWTSEDSRTDQTLNGRAITIRNGSLTALSVPNGIGNLTVTTQLKFSGSAGTLKIFVNEVDTGKTIPYSSTATTTTVTGINIAGPVEISLVNSSSTNRVAIDDMTWSCYTNLATGENTVSKSNFTIYPNPVRNGELNISGKNLENIATAQIFDFSGKLVQTVSQPFKNTNKIALKNLAKGVYILKAGTQTAKFIVQ
- a CDS encoding shikimate dehydrogenase family protein, whose product is MKQSIKFGLIGKNISYSFSKKFFEKKFQKLFLPHYSYDIFDLNDIQEVNTLFQNKALRGLNVTIPFKEKVIPYLDILSEEAEKIGAVNTILLKDGIKKGFNTDAIGFEKTLLIHKKEHHQNALILGNGGAAKAVQYVLEKYGIDYKTVSRNGKLNFENLTEELVKESPLIIQCTPVGTYPNTEEFLNFPFSGLTDQHLVIDLIYNPEYTAFLKRSADEGAKTVNGFYMLEQQAEKAWEIWNFQKK
- a CDS encoding DUF349 domain-containing protein → MMTEDSHSENLEKKPQQEEVLNKNTSETQSENTDDAPQETGKESEVQEPTEVPETQEDPVEETPAVEEAPKDERSDTGILTDETVTEQDVVENNFTEEQKSETEKVEEASTETSAELKDTASESKDEKKPEPHHEEELESIENLSLAEVLAEMEVIVNKSDAGSHFRKFNQLKERANHMIHQETENLKSEFVAAGNPEELFTAQHSSQAKLSGLLHIYREKNEQYHKKQEEQQHQNLEHRQGIIEKLKNLYTNTEAGTNLFKAIREIKEEWKNAGQVAKSEFKLLNNNYFHHLNQFYQMLDMNKEYMEQEYAHNLEKRQHIIERAKELQTEPSVQKALNELQYLHKLWKEEAEPVAEEFREKTWDEFKDISNKIHDRKSELTEQIEKEQNENLIRKNEIIEEIKKMATSAKEANHNYWQNSIKKVEQLRTEFLRLGNVPRKVSNQNWNDFKEHLRNFNITKNEFYKGLKNSQQTNLEEKLKLIATAKDNMLSEDWEITVPLFKKLQEDWKKIGHVPRSMTNKVWDDFREACNTFFNNYREKNNAANDNWKENYKHKKQLLEELKEIGNEEGSVEKIEQIKTSWNNIGKVPREKITINSEFNKTLREKLKLNKIHEYDLREEGLSENQLTDKARKIKNQIADLEAEIVKMENNLGFFSNPSRENPLPKETYDKIDDKKSQLESMKQSLHSILSGENQ
- the ribD gene encoding bifunctional diaminohydroxyphosphoribosylaminopyrimidine deaminase/5-amino-6-(5-phosphoribosylamino)uracil reductase RibD; this translates as MSDEIYMQRCIELAKKALGKTYPNPLVGSVIVHDGKIIGEGFHEKSGQPHAEINAINSVKNPELIKESTIYVSLEPCAHFGKTPPCAKKIVELGFKKVVIGTLDSHEKVNGKGKQIIEDAGIEVISGVLEKECQELNKRFFTFHQKQRPYIILKWAQSADRFLDQDFKPTQIGNPLTKQFVHELRSQEHAILVGTRTAFNDNPSLTTREIVGRNPVRILIDFDLKVPADFNILNNEAETIVFNSHKESVEGNIKYILLPKENFVSNVLQKLHQLQIQSVIIEGGAFTLQQFIDQNIWDETMIIKNENLHLKNGTKAPDFNFEKTAEKYLDNNGIEFYKNI